One region of Triticum aestivum cultivar Chinese Spring chromosome 6B, IWGSC CS RefSeq v2.1, whole genome shotgun sequence genomic DNA includes:
- the LOC123138616 gene encoding leucine-rich repeat receptor-like serine/threonine-protein kinase RGI4, giving the protein MACSRSSVLAVDVAAMGALRRSAPAGRRVPPPALPSVKLGALPVLAHPDGPDPAGARRAARAGVQLSRLSKLLLINNELSGQLPAEIGNCTSLDRFRASGNHIAGAIPPEIGMLGSLSFLDLGSNRLSGALPTELSGCRNLTFVDLHDNAIAGVLPSGLFKELLSLQYLDLSYNAISGALPSDIGLLTSLTKLILSGYRLSGAMPPEIGSCSRLQLLDVGGNSLSGHIPGSIGKIPGLEIALNLSCNSFSGSMPAEFAGLVRLGVFDVSHNQLSGDLQALSALQNLVALNVSFNGFSGRLPETAFFAKLPTNDVEGNQALCLSRCSGGAGDRELEARRAARVAMAVLLTALVVLLVAAVLVLFGWRRRGERASEDKDSEMSPPWDVTLYQKLDIGVADVARSLTPANVIGHGWSGAVYRANIPSSGVTVAVKKFQSCDEASVEAFACEISVLPRVRHRNIVRLLGWASNRRTRLLFYDYLPNGTLGGLLHGGAALRQASGGTRRPAGAERRSALKVFVEMREREEEED; this is encoded by the exons ATGGCTTGCAGCAGGAGCAGCGTCCTAGCTGTTGATGTTGCTGCTATGGG TGCACTCCGCCGCTCTGCCCCCGCCGGCCGGCGAGTCCCACCACCTGCGCTGCCCTCCGTCAAGCTCGGCGCGCTGCCTGTGCTGGCGCACCCTGACGGGCCCGATCCCGCCGGAGCTCGGCGCGCTGCCCGTGCCGGAGTCCAGCTTTCACGGCTGTCCAAGCTGCTCCTCATCAACAACGAACTCTCTGGCCAGTTGCCCGCGGAGATTGGCAATTGCACGTCCCTCGACCGGTTCCGGGCAAGCGGCAACCACATCGCCGGCGCGATACCACCGGAAATCGGCATGCTTGGGAGCCTCAGCTTCCTGGACCTGGGCTCCAACCGGCTGTCCGGTGCTCTCCCCACAGAGTTATCAGGATGCCGGAACCTCACGTTCGTCGACCTCCACGACAATGCCATCGCCGGCGTGCTGCCGTCAGGGCTCTTCAAGGAATTGCTCTCGCTCCAGTACCTTGACCTCTCCTACAATGCCATCTCTGGCGCGCTCCCGTCCGACATCGGCCTGCTCACTTCGTTGACAAAGCTCATTCTCAGTGGCTACCGGCTGTCCGGAGCGATGCCACCGGAGATTGGCTCGTGCTCCCGCCTCCAGCTCCTCGACGTCGGCGGCAACTCGCTGTCCGGTCACATTCCGGGGAGCATCGGCAAGATTCCGGGATTGGAGATCGCCCTTAACCTCAGCTGCAACAGCTTCTCCGGCTCGATGCCAGCGGAGTTCGCAGGGCTCGTGAGGCTTGGGGTGTTCGACGTGTCACACAACCAGCTCTCCGGCGATCTCCAGGCTTTGTCTGCGCTACAGAACCTCGTGGCGCTCAACGTCTCCTTCAACGGCTTCTCCGGCCGGCTTCCGGAGACGGCGTTCTTCGCGAAGCTTCCGACCAACGACGTCGAGGGCAACCAGGCACTGTGCCTCTCGCGGTGCTCTGGTGGTGCAGGCGACCGTGAGCTCGAGGCACGCCGCGCCGCTCGTGTCGCGATGGCTGTCCTGCTCACCGCCCTCGTCGTCCTCCTGGTGGCCGCGGTGCTCGTCCTGTTCGGGTGGCGCCGGCGCGGCGAGCGTGCCAGCGAGGACAAGGACTCCGAGATGTCGCCGCCGTGGGACGTGACGCTGTACCAGAAGCTGGACATCGGCGTGGCCGATGTGGCTCGCAGCCTCACTCCGGCGAACGTGATCGGCCACGGGTGGTCCGGCGCGGTGTACCGTGCTAACATCCCGTCGTCCGGCGTCACGGTCGCCGTCAAGAAATTCCAGTCATGCGACGAGGCGTCCGTGGAGGCGTTCGCGTGCGAGATCAGCGTGCTGCCCCGGGTGCGACACCGCAACATCGTCCGGTTGCTGGGATGGGCGTCCAACCGCCGGACGCGACTCCTCTTCTACGACTACCTCCCGAACGGCACTCTCGGCGGCCTTCTGCACGGTGGCGCTGCCCTCCGTCAAGCTTCCGGTGGGACTCGCCGGCCGGCGGGGGCAGAGCGGCGGAGTGCACTTAAGGTGTTCGtggaaatgagagagagagaggaggaagaagattga